Below is a window of Schistocerca cancellata isolate TAMUIC-IGC-003103 chromosome 4, iqSchCanc2.1, whole genome shotgun sequence DNA.
CTCCATTCCCATTTCTGTCCACCTACCGACTACAAATGGTGATATCCTAGCTTTACACACCATTAAAATAAAGTTGCTCCAATTTGTTCACAGTCACAATCACCCAAGTTTCACGTGATATGGTACCTCAGATACGATTTGGCACATCCAATGAATTTTTTACTGCCACCGCCGTAGCTCAGCACTCAGAAAATATCTCCATCTCTTGCGTAAAGTTTGTGTGAGTCTTTTGATAAACACAGTCCAGAAAGTAAGCAATTTTCTGTCTTTCCTACTAACCCACCCTACGTTCAGCACCTTTTCTATTTGAGAAGCAGCATTCTATCACATATACATCTTCAATTTCCCAGCAATCTGCAGTTTTTACAATTTGTATTACACCATAAATTGTAAATGGTACTCCACAGAGACTAGTATGCACTGTTATGAAAGCTTGTCACAGATAGAAACTGTGTGCCAAACAGGTACTTCCCTCTGCCACCAAAACAGAGGGTCCAGGTACTACTTCTAGCCCGGCCCACAGTTTCGGTCTGCTGACAAGTTTCAAAACAACACACCACTGTAGAGTGAAATGTGCATTTTGGAAACAAACCCTAAGGTCTAGTTGAGTCTTTTCTTTAATACTTGTTATTCCCATGCACACTTGAATGTAGTTTGGAACATGTTAGTGATAGTGACAGAACTGAAGACCTTAATTTGGGCCCATACAGCTCAGCCAGTAAGAGCACTGCTTGGAGAAGATGAAGGAGTAACTGTAATTAAATGCAGGATACTGTTTCatgattgtaatttttttctggAGAAATAAAGTAATAGAGAACCAaagaaccaaatgcaagaatgtcaTTGGATACGGATTAAGTTGAAACTGATAATAATAATTGATGAGTGCATATAGAATACATACTGTATGCATATAGAGTACATACTGTTACTCAGttatcaaaattataaaaaaaggacAATCTAGAAACAGTCTTCTTCATTCATGACTCAGTGGCACTATCTCTAAGAGATTTAGATTTCATACGATAGATCACCTTATACGGGGTATCCCAGTGGAAactgtcaatattcagggatatgacagaaacagtCATTCATAGAAAAGGTGTCTAGtaaccatgggctctaaaatgcctaccttaagagctatgagcactttttcacctttgatactgtgaaacaaatctcttctgctgcaagctctttgcctttCACATGCTGAAAGGTGTTAGtgtgtacaaaaaaagaaaaaaattcgagtAAACacgagctctaaagtgcataccttaagagctacgagactctgttcatcttcactactgctacttaaaaagtgctcatagcttcttTTTTCTAACACCCCACACAATCAGGCCCTGAAGACCATGAGAAAATCAACTGGtccccatttcatcctcagtcatGTATCATTGGATGCGGGGATGTGATATGGAGGGGCACGGGGTCAGCAGCCGACACTCCTCACCGTTGCCGACATTGGAGCCATctcctctcaatcaagtagctcctcaattggcatcacgagcctaAGTGTACCCCAGTTTAGTCTTCAACCAaggaaaaaatccctggcagtaccagtaATTGAACCCAGGTCCCCCACATGAGATGTCTCAAGTTGACCACTCTGCTATGGAGGCAGATGataatagctcttaaggaatgcattttagaatcctatgtttactagacttttttgctttgaatgatcatacctgtcatatccctggatattgatcattcctcctgggacacccttcaTGTACTATAAGAAATGTTCAATGGATATACATTTCGAATGACTAGACATCCAATGAAGGAAAGAATGAGAAGCCTAAGACAGTAAAGTAGGCGTGCTCACTATCTGAAGAGAAAAGTTTTTAGCAATTGGACTTGATCTCATGACCTAAATCTGCACAGTATCTATTCTTTGCAGTAGAAGACGATCCAGTTGCCGAGAGGAAAAATATGTCTAAACCatgacagttgtgtgtgtgtgtgtgtgtgtgtgtgtgtgtgtgtgtgtgtgtgtgtgtgtgtgaagattaATACATTTCACTACAACCTCAAGCAAACGAAAACTTGGCAGATGCTGAgtgatttttattgtttattaaatgTTTCATTATCTCTATGAGGTGGGTTGCTGTTGAAGGTGATTTCAGCTGATTGCTTGCAAGTGACAATAGGAACAAGGGCACTTTTAATTAGAAAAATAGTGTTGGAAGGCTTTTCCATACAGCTTGCCCTTTGTGAAGCCACTATTTATTTCCTCATGTACACATTTCATTGCTGCAACCGTGCCCCTGAGAATCACTTATTTTTGTAGTGAATTGCCAGAAGAGGACTACTGATGTACCATTAATCAAAATGTATTATGGCCTCATTCCGCTCTCTTATAAGAAACTTCTAGATCCATATAAGAAACGATACAACTTTGCCTATTTGGATAGGCAAGTTACAAAACATGATAATCAGATTTGCTGCTGAGATTGGGGTTTTGATGAGGGTACTGGAAACTGGTAAGCTGAAACAGCCTGCATCTCGAATTAAATGTATTTCCAAATGTAGAGAACAAACAGCaaggatttttgaaaaaaaaaaaaaaaatacaaatctcTTCAATGGAAATATAAAATTCATTATGCCAAAAGAAAAATCTACCATTTGTTAAAATTATAATGCAAAACAAAggcaaaaactgaagaaaaatgtgtGTCTTGCACGTCCATTTCTGCTTGCCATCAGTAGCAATAACTCCACATCCAAAATAGCAAGGCATTTAAAGCACCATTTTACAGGATTTTCATCATACTTGATAATAAAAATTCTTCCATTGGAAATATAATATGGGTATCATGAATGTCAAAAGTATTCAAGCAAGGATatctcaaacagaaaaaaatgcacatGAAATAGATCATTACATCTGTCTATCCTCATATAACATACAACAGCCGTCCAAAGTGACCACCTTCTTCCTGCATACAACAGCTGTCTACAGTGACCACCTTCTTCCTGTTGCATGCTGGCAGTATTCATTAAGGATCGAGAGACTAACAAAATGCATCCTTCAGTTGCCTGGGCTCAGCAAAAAGGAGATAGCAAAAGTAGATAACAAGGTTAATTAGTGTATCACGTAAACAAATCTGACATGGAACTTATGACTAGTGTATGTGAAGTGAGATATCAAGATAAACTGGCAGTTGCCCTATGTGAGTGTAGTACATTGACTGAAAACCATACACTGGGTACCACCTTATAAATGTCGTGCTGAAACTGAGGCTATGCCAACAGCAGCACATTGTCACCATCACATGTAATGACAACAATGAGGACTTGCTTTTGTGTCAATTTTGGTGTAAATGTTCATTGAGGACACATTTCGGAATTTTATTCATGAGTATAACAAACTTTTATGCTCATAAAATGCAAATATGATTCACTAATTTCATTTCTCTCTCAACAAATCAAATTCACAGTTTTGTTTTGTTAAAAAATGGGTCTTAATAGGCACCAATAAATATGCAAGTATCTTAGTGATATGGGAAAAACACTGTTACAAGTAAATTTAATTAATTCTGAGGTTGCACCAGTGTGGCTGACACTATCAATCTGACATCAAAATATATCCTGAAATATTTCTATATGTCACACAATTTCTttgatccacccccccccccccccccctccgaatctTTTTTCTCCCCAGAATCACCAGACTGCAAATAAAGTGCAGGTGTCACTAGCATTAGAACTGTTTAACCGTATTGCTTATGTTACAAACATTTCTTGCATAGGAACCTTTAGATTATTTAAGTACTTAATCACTTAATCCTAGCAACTGCCATATGACCCTACAatcagttttaattaattaataccaACTATCATGTAACCCAATAATTGCTCTACACTTCAAACTATAGTCTCATCCCGtgagaaaattaataataaaatagctTTCACACAACAAGACTTTCTCGTTCGATCTTGAATATAATTAATTCAAACTCAACACAACCCCCTCAAAGTCTACCTAAAACTGAAATGTTCACACTGTATAATCAGTCACAGAACTACACTACAgtactattttctttctttataatcTACAGCTTATCACTGTCTGCAATTTTCTAAATTGATATTCAATAGCATCTTCTCATCTGTTGCTTAAACAGCTCATTAATAATTTCATCATTTGCTACAAGTATCACAATATGAATTTCAAAACTATTTTGTTCCTCTAGATCTCTTAGATATAAGtagaaatactgcaaaattaaaagttgttCACCCCAGAGAGGGTAGCAATGAGtttgttacaattttcaaaactGCTTTTTCTCTTCACTGGTGTATATTATTCATTTGGAACATACAGTATACCAGAAACGCTATCTTCCAAATGCTGTGCCACATAGCTATGGATAAACAGATAAGACAGCACGTCAATGAAAGGCACTGGAAAATCCTGTAAACGAGGGAATGGACACTAACTATATGTTGAGAAGTGTTGGTGCATCTCTGATAATAACCCAAGAATATAGTCTGACCACTTTAAGTTCAAGATCACTGGCAAGAACAATACTAAAGCCGCATGAGCCATTAGCATTCTCATGGTAATAAACACAATCATTGTAACACAAATTATGACTTTCACTGCCACCACCGGGTCAAAAAGAAAATCTGATTGAAGTTAATGTTAGCAAAATATATTATTGAATATATATATAGGGCTGTAAGCAATTGTACAAGCAAAATGCTAGAAAAATCATCACACTTGTACCATCAACTACTTGAATCTGGCAGTAAATTACCGGCAACTTATTGCAAAATGAAGCACACAAGGGTCAAAGTGGTAAATCAAATGCAACACCACAACCATCTATTTATTCTTTCAATGAATAATTTGACTGTGTATCCTGCAGACACAGATTATTATGCATTCATACCATTTTGCCAGGAGAAAGGAGTCTACTTTCATTTACCTTTTTTATACCATGTGAAAATGACCTGACTGGTAACAAGTTCAATGGCTGAACGAATCCCCCTCTCAGCAACATAGTTTACATTGTGTGGAACTTCCTGATACTTGAGACTTTAATCCAGACCCTCGCTTTTCTTGGGCAATGCTCTTAGCAACTGATTTATCCAGGCTTCAACTCCTACTCATAAGATTTCCGATGTGCTTTGCTGGACTGACACCTCAGAGAAATGGTTAAGTCACAGCTATCTTACACCTCTTCTTACATTCAAATTTTAGTACGGTattgtaattttaaatatttactctGATGCTGGGAGAAATATGACCTAAGATACAAACCTTACTGAAAAATTGCAATGTTTATAAGACAATTTGGTTGTTCTTAATTCTAAATgttggaattttaaaaaaaaaacctaaattagaatAGCCAAAGTACAGCTCACATCCTGATCTACAAGAAAATGAAGGTACTGAGCAAAGCAGATCAGTATCAGGCCTATTTCCTAGTGGAAGTGTACAGAAAATTAACAAATTATCAACTGAGTCACACATGGAGTAAAACCATAACTGCTTCAGTTCATTCTTTTTGAGTCAAATTATCCctgaagaacagaaataaaatactATTTTACAATTGTCAATTAAAATGAAAAAGACTACAGATTaactcaaaacaactaaatttaatgtGAAAGAAATGTAAATTTAGAATCTGAATAATACTGCCATGTATAATATTACAAATGAGAAACTAAACCTCTAAATACTGCTGTTAGGGTGATTTATATGTACCAGAGCAGACAAGCTTCACTTCATTTATTGATGAACAATCCACAAATATCCTGTATTGTTCAATAACAATAGCAAAACACTTTTAGAAAAAACTTCCAAAATCACTCTCTAGATCTTAAAAATTAACATATCTGAAGGAACACAAATCATCTGGGTGCAGAAATTACTAATACCTACAAATATGGAATGAACAAAATATTCTGatatgattaaaaataaaattttaaccaaCACAGAGTGGAGGTAAGGGAGGAGGAAACATTGGCTGAACTGTATAGCAACACTCAGTGTCTGGAGTTTGAATTCCAGAGCATTTTCACCTTGCTATGAATATCTAACAAATGCCTCTGCTGTTGCAAAAATTCTGGCAGTCTATTTTAAGGAATTACATTCTGACTTTGTACTTAAGTGGTAATGTTTGTTTTTACTTTCCCTATATCAATATTCAACCCAGCTTCTGAATATATGCTTAATACATTCATTATTATGAAAATCAAACAGTGCAGACAAGAAACTGCTAGCAAATAGAATGTACACTGTTTTTTTACAGTACAACTGTATACAACTCACAATCTAGCATTTTAACCTACATACAGCAGTGTGGCATATGAAGAAAAATGTTTTAACATAGGAAGTGCCTGAATTGTGGCAGCAGTTCTAAAGTTAAGCATACAGCAATAAGACAGACGTTATCACAGTTAAAtacaaatattctaaaactgatgtCATCATTTACAACCAGTTTTAAGGCACAATCTAAAAAGTGAGATGTCTCTCAGAATTTTCTGTAATATAAACATACAATGTCAGTCTTTTGTATCAGTACCTTGGAACTATTTATCACAAGATGTAGAAGTGATTTTACAAACATATGTTCCATGAAGCAGTGACCTGCCAAACTGAATTAAGAAAGCTGCccaggatagagagagagagagagagagagagagagagagagagagagagagagggggggggggggacactacgTGGGGGCACACGGGAAAAATGGGGTAAAAATTAGATAGTGGCATGAGAAAAGTGGAGAGAGAAGTCGTATTCTAAGGAGGGCAGATGGGGAACAGTGATGCAGAGTGGTGGAGTGAAGCAGGGGCAAAAGGTGAGAAGTggtggagtgagggggggggggggggaggtgggcagATGGTGAGAAGTGGTGGAATGAAGGGGGGCAGATGGTGATAAGTGGTGGAGTGAAGAAGGGACAGAAGATGGGAAGTGGTGGAGTGAAGGGGGACGGATTACAAGTGATAGAGTGCAAGGGGAAAGATGAGAAGTGGTGGAGTGAAGCAGGAGCAAAAAGTGAGAAGTGGTGGAGTAATAGAGTGACAGAAGGGATAAAATCGTGGAGTGAAAGGGTGGAGTAGAGGGGTGAAGTGCTGAAGTGAACAGATATAGCTGGGGAGAAGTGAGGAAGTGAAGTAGAGGGAGGTGGTAAGTAGGGAGGAGGGAGGCCACACATCTGCTGTGTTATGTAGGTCTTACATTACTAGTCACtgagaaattttaaattatttcttatgTAATAACTAAAATGCCGAGTCTACAGTGACACCTCAGTTGAACTGAAAGAAATTAAGCTACAATTTAAACTGATTTACTGTAAAGGAAAACAGCTATCTTGCCATTAGAAAAATATTTAATCAATTCCATAACATAAACTGATAAGTTTCTATTTACTATATACAGTttaaatacaaataatctttatcACAGTATCATGAGAACAGTAATGCTAGCTCAACAAGTACATAATTTTCAGCACAACGTTAACCGCAGGAGCTGCTTTATATTGCCCATTTTGATTATCATGGTTGAATATTAAAGCTTTGGCTAACTCACGAATGCAACAACATAATGGGCTTAAAATTATTGGCCTGCTAGAAATATTCCAACAACAAAACGTAAGCAACATATTTATACTCTTTTGTAACTGTTGGACTGTCTGCATTACAGAGTTGGAACAAGTTTTCTGAATCCCTCCTCCTAGAATTCTGTTCCATATATTGAGACTGTAAAACTGAGATTTTTTTCTTTCATACATCAAAATTTAGCACAAATTAACAGTTTATGACATTAATTTAAAACATAGACTTTTCTGCACAAAATGGAAGTATACAGCATCAATTGAAAGTTTATTTGCTAAAATGAGTCGGGGATGATGGCACTTTAACACAATGGTCACATTTAACCtaacgagaaagaagaagaagggaaaaaaaagtaaCAGAAACATGCTGTAGCTATTATGGGCAGCTGATATTTAAGTTATCTTTTTAAATCAATGTAGCAGAATTCATTATATGACAATGAATACACTGATAACTTGTGATACAAAATTCTGGGAAGTATCTCAGGAACTTTATATTATGAACCATTATCACCAATGATGTGGCATGACATACTAACAGTCTTTCAACAGAAAACTGCCACATAACAGAACAAAGAGTTCCAAATACTCAAGCTTGTCAGCCCACATGCTTTTATGCAAGGAAAACacttttctttcagtttagaattgAATGGCAGGCACCTTTTGACATGCAAATTACAAAAACTTGGTTTGTTGGTGTTGCTTATTGATTGGAACAGGTTTTTTTATTTCTCCACAACGGAGGACTCAATAAATGTTAAAAACTACATAATTAAGTATCTTTAACATCACTGGCTGGTGTTAATGGTAATAATGAAAGGCGACAAATGTAAGCATTCTTCATCTCGTTGTATGCAGTTTAAGTAGCTATATGAATTCTGGCTTGATACGTTTCAAATACTGTTACCAAAAACTTGATTCTTGCAAGTAATTCACTTGGAAGAACTGAAGCatatcattaaataaaaaatgaagtatAAATATATCTAAGTACTAAATCATTCCTCCAGTGAATGACAGGCAACTAGTAAAAGGCACAGGCAACTGTACAAAACTCTGAGTTACAATCGGACTCACTAGTAAATATGTATTAAGTTGATGCTTACAACAAATCAACATTGGGCAGTGTAGCCtatacaatattaacagtaaccctACATTTGGCAACAATATCCAATTAAATATAGGGTACTTGACTTCCCAGCGTACGGAAAATGTGAGGTTGCAAATACAGGACGGGGATGCCCTTTATGTCAATTATCACAAGCCATGTGCACACGGCACATACTGTACCATAACTAGGCAAATGCACAAATCCCTGATATCGCTGTTGTATTTCTATCCTTCAGACCCCAGACAGCACCATAATTACACAATTCACGGCTGCAGTTTCACAAAATTACGGTCCATTTGCCAGTCTGCGTGACGACTAGCATACCACAGCCAATGGCGCAGTCACGGTTATCAGTCACAGGTGCGCATATTTCATATTCCGTACACGTCACTACTCAGTATCCGTGACATGCAACAATATAACAGCCAAATCAACCAAATCATCTTAGTCTATAATTGTATACGGTAGTATATGAAGCAACTCTCCAGCTGCAGTCGTCCGCGATACACACTCGTGCCATTCTCTAAACTTGCCATCGTGAGACACATTTCCAGTCACACCATCTATCTCGCCATCCAGAAGATCTTCTGCTCGGTAATCGCAATGGACAGACGGTGAGGTCTCCTCTCGACACACTGCAGAGGCATCAATTGGAGGAAGCCTAGACATTATTTCTGCAATCTGAGCACAGATATCACCCGATCTGGTGGAATCACTGACAGCGTTCAGCAGTGACGACACTGAGCGAGCTGGTGACAGTGAAGGTGAGGGAGTGGGCGACGGTGCAGGAGGGGGAGGTTTTACAGTTTGGGCTGCGGGAACAGAGCTCGCATCGATTCGAGACTGGCGTACCCGCTTCACCGAGGACAAATGCGTACTAGCAGTTTTCACAGATGGCATACTGATGACAGCAGTACCGACATCGTCTCTGAGTGGTGGTGTCGGGGAGGGAGTTGGTACAGATGGGGCAGGTGACGTACACAGGGTACGAGATACAGGTTCATGGGGTGGAACACCTGCGGTGTTAGAATGTACTTGTAGCTGATGAGGTCGCACTACAGGTGACAGCGGTTTCCGCACTACAGGAGATACCGGCTTCCGCACTACCAGAGACACTGGGGTCACAACTGCAGGAGACAGAGGTTGCCTCAGTGCTGGAGAGACGGGCTGCCTCACCGCCGGTGACACGGGCTGCCTCACCGCCGGTGACACGGGCTGCCTCACCGCCGGTGACACGGGCTGCCTCACCGCCGGTGACACGGGCTGCCTCACCGCCGGAGACACGGGCTGCCTCACCGCCGGAGACACGGGCTGCCTCACCGCCGGAGACACGGGCTGCCTCACCGCCGGAGACACGGGCTGCCTCACCGCCGGAGACACGGGCTGCCTCACCGCCGGAGAAACGGGCTGCCTCACCGCCGGAGAAACGGGCTGCCTCACCGCCGGAGAAACGGGCTGCCTCACCGCCGGAGAAACGGGCTGCCTCACCGCCGGAGACACGGGCTGCCTCACCGCAGGAGAGACGGGCTGTCTCACCGCAGGAGACACGGGCTGCCTCGAAGCCGGAGACGAGGGCTGCCGTATTGCCGGAGAAGCCCGTGCGTGCAATGCGGGAGATACCGGTTTTGGCTCCGGAGTCGTACTCGAAGGCGTGTACGATCCACTGCTGGTGCAAGAACTCAGACCGGCCAGCAGTTCCTGAGTAGTCTTCACACGCAGTGCTCGAGCTGCCGAAGCCAATTTCTTTTTGACTATGTCGTCATTATGACAGTTAGTTGAACGGTGAGCACGGCGACGCCTACCAGTCGTCGCCGAGCCTTTAACGGCAGGGACACTTTCTATAGGATTGTCTGTTTCAAGCCCGCCATTCACTTGTCGTGCGACTTTAGCTGGAGGCTGACCTTCGTCCGAGTCATCTTTTCGGAGCCGCTTGTTGGCGGCAATGGTCCTCGGTACAGAGTCTGCATGGTGTGGAGGTCGACCGGGAGAGCCTGCTGGTGAATGGGGTCCCGGGCTAGCTCCGTGTCCAGGTGTGGGTCCACTTTGTACTGGACTTGCTCCTGCACTGGCACACGCACTTGCACCAACACTCGCACCGTTCACTCT
It encodes the following:
- the LOC126185087 gene encoding mediator of RNA polymerase II transcription subunit 26-like isoform X6 — translated: MQHSPSEIKEKLLRALDKEYNVINYGAVEEVIGLLENTPVTKEVLETTRLGRYINELRKKTTDEMLAKRAKGLVRQWRHMIMPERQSPAHRVNGASVGASACASAGASPVQSGPTPGHGASPGPHSPAGSPGRPPHHADSVPRTIAANKRLRKDDSDEGQPPAKVARQVNGGLETDNPIESVPAVKGSATTGRRRRAHRSTNCHNDDIVKKKLASAARALRVKTTQELLAGLSSCTSSGSYTPSSTTPEPKPVSPALHARASPAIRQPSSPASRQPVSPAVRQPVSPAVRQPVSPAVRQPVSPAVRQPVSPAVRQPVSPAVRQPVSPAVRQPVSPAVRQPVSPAVRQPVSPAVRQPVSPAVRQPVSPALRQPLSPAVVTPVSLVVRKPVSPVVRKPLSPVVRPHQLQVHSNTAGVPPHEPVSRTLCTSPAPSVPTPSPTPPLRDDVGTAVISMPSVKTASTHLSSVKRVRQSRIDASSVPAAQTVKPPPPAPSPTPSPSLSPARSVSSLLNAVSDSTRSGDICAQIAEIMSRLPPIDASAVCREETSPSVHCDYRAEDLLDGEIDGVTGNVSHDGKFREWHECVSRTTAAGELLHILPYTIID
- the LOC126185087 gene encoding mediator of RNA polymerase II transcription subunit 26-like isoform X4, with the translated sequence MQHSPSEIKEKLLRALDKEYNVINYGAVEEVIGLLENTPVTKEVLETTRLGRYINELRKKTTDEMLAKRAKGLVRQWRHMIMPERQSPAHRVNGASVGASACASAGASPVQSGPTPGHGASPGPHSPAGSPGRPPHHADSVPRTIAANKRLRKDDSDEGQPPAKVARQVNGGLETDNPIESVPAVKGSATTGRRRRAHRSTNCHNDDIVKKKLASAARALRVKTTQELLAGLSSCTSSGSYTPSSTTPEPKPVSPALHARASPAIRQPSSPASRQPVSPAVRQPVSPAVRQPVSPAVRQPVSPAVRQPVSPAVRQPVSPAVRQPVSPAVRQPVSPAVRQPVSPAVRQPVSPAVRQPVSPAVRQPVSPAVRQPVSPALRQPLSPAVVTPVSLVVRKPVSPVVRKPLSPVVRPHQLQVHSNTAGVPPHEPVSRTLCTSPAPSVPTPSPTPPLRDDVGTAVISMPSVKTASTHLSSVKRVRQSRIDASSVPAAQTVKPPPPAPSPTPSPSLSPARSVSSLLNAVSDSTRSGDICAQIAEIMSRLPPIDASAVCREETSPSVHCDYRAEDLLDGEIDGVTGNVSHDGKFREWHECVSRTTAAGELLHILPYTIID